From the Saccharobesus litoralis genome, one window contains:
- a CDS encoding HD domain-containing phosphohydrolase: MMRDFYAENLAQVNQTNSVTTAHDIFNEKGVMVVSSGTLLTSQTAQRIAKHKLALPLEHAIQLDRSCNVEQDILLLPEHPEVQKLLENGVGLGLFQAAAKQLNYYPLLKQKLTVLKQQYPKIYKKSVMGAYIALLLGQEQTIPSETLRLIFLAAIARDLGVLHIDPNIVNKQGVLTNEEKKQLEGHVAIGYHFLKLLPGLPPRVARAVLEHHERTDGFGYPKYKAQNELCREGQIVAFADSFIGIFYKYVFGLRYSVQAIASILQINAGIHDQRNTDSALRLLNKFIQPLQLRHSKHELCVIRDQITQRMRHLNEWYKRALQLNNNIQQQCNNFHTKRTNSLFERINETLTRSGINDQRYVNWLHSIKEDQLTKEDSIEIEQYALMLNEGSWQLNHLNMALSMTIQTLEINKKEFAEDLAMFEVLETLVKHFNEDLL, encoded by the coding sequence ATGATGAGAGACTTTTATGCTGAAAACCTTGCGCAAGTCAATCAAACAAACAGTGTGACCACTGCGCACGATATATTTAATGAAAAAGGCGTTATGGTTGTCTCTAGTGGTACATTACTAACATCTCAAACAGCCCAACGTATAGCCAAACACAAGCTAGCCCTTCCGCTTGAACATGCGATCCAACTCGATCGTTCGTGTAATGTCGAACAAGATATCCTGTTACTTCCTGAGCATCCAGAGGTACAAAAGCTACTAGAGAATGGAGTAGGCTTAGGGCTATTTCAAGCCGCAGCTAAGCAATTAAACTACTATCCGTTACTAAAACAAAAGCTCACAGTATTAAAGCAACAGTATCCCAAAATCTATAAAAAATCGGTTATGGGTGCTTACATAGCTTTACTGTTAGGCCAAGAACAAACTATTCCAAGTGAAACACTGCGCCTGATATTTTTAGCTGCTATAGCTAGGGATCTTGGTGTTCTGCATATCGACCCTAATATAGTCAACAAACAAGGCGTATTAACAAATGAAGAAAAAAAGCAACTAGAAGGTCATGTCGCAATTGGTTACCATTTTTTGAAACTGTTACCAGGGTTACCACCGAGAGTAGCTAGAGCGGTATTAGAGCATCACGAACGTACTGATGGCTTTGGCTATCCTAAATACAAAGCCCAGAATGAACTATGCCGAGAAGGCCAAATAGTGGCTTTTGCTGATAGCTTTATTGGTATTTTTTATAAATATGTATTTGGCTTGCGATACTCAGTGCAAGCGATAGCATCTATATTACAAATCAATGCGGGGATCCACGATCAACGCAATACTGATTCAGCCTTACGTTTACTCAACAAATTTATCCAACCACTACAACTACGGCATAGTAAACATGAACTTTGCGTGATCCGCGATCAAATCACTCAGCGCATGCGTCATTTAAATGAATGGTATAAACGAGCATTACAATTAAATAATAATATTCAGCAACAGTGTAATAACTTTCATACTAAGCGCACGAATAGCTTGTTTGAGCGCATAAATGAAACCTTAACGCGCTCAGGGATCAATGACCAAAGATACGTAAATTGGCTTCATAGCATAAAAGAAGATCAATTGACTAAAGAAGACAGTATAGAAATTGAACAATATGCCCTGATGCTTAACGAAGGCTCTTGGCAGTTGAACCATCTAAATATGGCGCTATCGATGACCATCCAAACCTTGGAAATCAACAAAAAGGAATTTGCGGAAGACTTGGCTATGTTCGAGGTGTTAGAGACGCTTGTGAAACACTTTAACGAGGATTTGCTTTAG